The Corynebacterium comes genome window below encodes:
- the ahcY gene encoding adenosylhomocysteinase — protein MPQVSDFQVADLSLAEVGRHQIRLAEYEMPGLMALREEYGQERPLAGARIAGSIHMTVQTAVLIETLTALGAEVRWASCNIFSTQDEAAAAVVVGREGTPEDPQGVPVFAWKGETLEEYWWCIDRIFSWGDREPNMILDDGGDATMTVLKGMEFEKAGAVPDPQVTDSDEYTAFLRMLRAASAADAGRWTRVGANIRGVTEETTTGVHRLYHFAEQGMLPFPAMNVNDAVTKSKFDNRYGTRHSVIDGINRATDILLGGKNILICGYGDVGKGCAEAMAGQGARVKVTEADPINALQALMAGFPVVTVEEAIEEADIVITATGNRDIITWDHMLAMKDHAVLGNIGHFDNEIDMASLLHREDVGRTTIKPQVDEFHLPNGRAIIVLSEGRLLNLGNATGHPSFVMSTSFADQTIAQIELFTRNEEYSNEVHRLPKILDEKVARIHVEALGGRVTELSKQQAEYIGVDVAGPYKPEHYRY, from the coding sequence ATGCCGCAGGTATCTGACTTCCAGGTCGCCGACCTGTCTCTGGCCGAGGTCGGCCGCCATCAGATCCGTCTGGCGGAGTACGAGATGCCCGGTCTGATGGCACTGCGGGAGGAATACGGCCAGGAGCGGCCGCTGGCCGGCGCCCGGATCGCGGGCTCGATCCATATGACGGTGCAGACGGCCGTGCTCATTGAGACCCTCACCGCTCTGGGGGCGGAGGTCCGGTGGGCCTCGTGCAACATCTTCTCCACCCAGGATGAGGCGGCCGCCGCGGTCGTCGTGGGCAGGGAGGGGACGCCGGAGGATCCACAGGGCGTGCCGGTGTTCGCCTGGAAGGGTGAGACACTCGAGGAGTACTGGTGGTGCATCGACCGCATCTTCTCCTGGGGGGACCGGGAGCCGAACATGATCCTGGATGACGGGGGTGATGCGACGATGACCGTGCTCAAGGGCATGGAGTTCGAGAAAGCCGGCGCCGTGCCGGATCCGCAGGTGACCGACTCCGACGAGTACACCGCGTTCCTGCGTATGTTGCGCGCGGCGTCGGCGGCCGATGCCGGGAGGTGGACCCGCGTGGGGGCGAACATCCGGGGCGTCACGGAGGAGACCACCACCGGCGTCCACCGGCTGTACCACTTCGCCGAGCAGGGGATGCTGCCTTTCCCCGCCATGAACGTCAACGATGCGGTCACGAAGTCCAAGTTCGACAACAGGTACGGCACCCGGCACAGCGTCATCGACGGCATCAACCGTGCGACCGACATCCTCCTGGGTGGGAAGAACATCCTGATCTGCGGTTACGGCGACGTGGGCAAGGGCTGCGCCGAAGCGATGGCGGGCCAGGGCGCACGCGTGAAGGTCACCGAGGCGGATCCGATCAACGCGCTGCAGGCGCTGATGGCGGGCTTTCCGGTCGTCACCGTGGAGGAGGCGATCGAAGAGGCCGACATCGTGATCACGGCGACCGGGAACAGGGACATCATCACCTGGGACCACATGCTGGCCATGAAGGATCACGCGGTGCTCGGCAACATCGGCCACTTCGACAACGAGATCGACATGGCCTCCCTTCTCCACCGCGAGGACGTCGGACGCACGACGATCAAGCCGCAGGTCGATGAATTCCACCTGCCCAACGGCCGCGCGATCATCGTGCTGTCGGAGGGGCGACTGCTCAACCTGGGCAACGCCACCGGCCATCCTTCCTTCGTCATGTCCACCTCCTTCGCGGACCAGACGATCGCTCAGATCGAGCTGTTCACCCGGAACGAGGAGTATTCCAACGAGGTCCACCGCCTGCCGAAGATCCTCGACGAGAAGGTCGCGCGCATCCACGTGGAGGCGCTCGGCGGTCGGGTCACTGAGCTGAGCAAACAACAGGCCGAATACATTGGCGTGGACGTCGCAGGTCCCTACAAACCGGAGCACTACCGATACTGA
- a CDS encoding dTMP kinase, translating into MIIAIEGIDGAGKNTLVSAIREHVDAPVDVLAFPRYDTSLPAQLVAEALHGRMGDLTDSAYAMATLFALDRHGAREQLMSYVNSEKVILLDRYVASNAAYSAARLRDDAVMDWVHDLEFGRLGLPVPDLQVLLATEPATASQRAISRAEQDTGRERDRYERDTDLQQRTYDAYLRLAGRGWAGRWLVTTDPADILQEIR; encoded by the coding sequence ATGATCATCGCAATTGAAGGCATTGACGGCGCGGGGAAGAACACCCTGGTCAGCGCCATTCGCGAGCATGTCGACGCCCCCGTCGACGTTCTCGCCTTCCCGCGCTACGACACCTCCCTTCCCGCTCAGCTCGTCGCGGAGGCGCTGCATGGCCGGATGGGCGACCTCACGGATTCCGCGTACGCCATGGCCACGCTGTTCGCCCTGGACCGCCACGGCGCGCGTGAGCAGCTCATGTCGTACGTGAACTCGGAGAAGGTCATCCTGCTCGACCGCTACGTCGCCTCCAATGCGGCGTACTCGGCGGCCCGTCTGCGTGACGACGCCGTCATGGACTGGGTCCATGATCTGGAGTTCGGCAGGCTGGGTCTGCCCGTCCCGGACCTGCAGGTGCTGCTGGCGACGGAGCCGGCGACGGCGTCGCAACGGGCGATCTCGCGGGCAGAGCAGGACACGGGCCGGGAGAGAGATCGTTACGAACGTGACACCGACCTGCAACAGCGGACATATGATGCATATCTGAGGCTCGCTGGGCGCGGCTGGGCGGGTCGCTGGCTCGTAACCACCGATCCTGCCGATATCCTGCAAGAAATCAGATGA
- the mtrA gene encoding MtrAB system response regulator MtrA, with protein MAPKILVVDDDPSISDMLTLVLETEGFDPYAVMDGMEAVPAFREHQPDLILLDLMLPGMNGVDICRAIRQESSVPIIMLTAKTDTVDVVLGLESGADDYITKPFKPKELIARIRARLRRTEAAPSEIIEVGDLSIDVPEHTVKRGNEEISLTPLEFDLLLEMARKPRQVHTREELLEHVWGYRHASDTRLVNVHVQRLRAKIEKDPENPQIVLTVRGVGYKTGLGE; from the coding sequence ATGGCGCCAAAGATTCTCGTGGTCGACGACGATCCGTCGATCTCCGACATGCTGACCCTCGTCCTTGAGACTGAGGGGTTCGACCCGTACGCCGTCATGGACGGCATGGAAGCCGTGCCTGCGTTCCGTGAGCATCAGCCGGACCTGATCCTCCTGGACCTCATGCTCCCGGGCATGAACGGCGTGGACATCTGTCGGGCCATCCGTCAGGAGTCCTCCGTGCCCATCATCATGCTCACCGCCAAGACCGACACTGTGGATGTGGTGCTGGGCCTGGAATCGGGTGCGGACGACTACATCACCAAGCCCTTCAAGCCGAAGGAGCTGATCGCCCGCATCCGGGCGCGTCTGCGCCGCACCGAGGCCGCGCCGAGCGAGATCATTGAGGTGGGCGACCTGAGCATCGATGTCCCGGAGCACACCGTCAAGCGGGGCAACGAGGAGATCTCGCTCACCCCGCTCGAATTTGACCTGCTCCTGGAGATGGCGCGCAAGCCGCGGCAGGTGCACACCCGTGAGGAGCTGCTGGAGCACGTGTGGGGTTACCGCCACGCCTCCGACACCCGACTGGTCAACGTGCACGTGCAGCGGCTGCGCGCCAAGATCGAGAAGGATCCGGAGAACCCGCAGATCGTGCTCACCGTTCGTGGCGTTGGCTACAAGACGGGCTTGGGGGAGTAG
- the mtrB gene encoding MtrAB system histidine kinase MtrB: MFILGMALISVVTSRLVDTKLDIANSEIDRARVTVEQQIDATSATSTMQVRINSARASLTQRTSQSDVSAVYEPVIVVAGPDESVLSAPEGYRIPEKLRRFVSEDQVSYQFANVSRTDGTSYNALVIGTPTDTDIPDLQVYLVMSMESDESTLALLRGLLSAAGVVVVVLLVGIAWLATQQVTAPVRSASRIAQRLAAGHLRERMAVDGEDEMARLAISFNDMAEKLSSQIQQLEEYGDLQRQFTSDVSHELRTPLTTVRMAADLIASDPDSLEPHTRRASELMIRELDRFEELLTDLLEISRHDAGVADLSEARIDVRSCIIAAWEQTEHLAKKLGVEVRFHTPDEPVLITGDSRRIERVLRNLLANAIDHSEGNPVDVVLAANDEAVAITVTDHGVGLKPGQEELVFNRFWRADASRRRHSGGTGLGLAIAREDVVLHGGHLDAAGNIGVGSQFRVVLPREPQKTYTESPLDLEAPTA, from the coding sequence ATGTTCATCCTCGGGATGGCCCTGATCTCCGTGGTGACCTCGCGTCTGGTCGACACGAAGCTGGACATCGCCAACTCGGAGATCGACCGCGCCCGCGTGACGGTGGAGCAGCAGATCGACGCCACCTCGGCGACCTCGACCATGCAGGTGCGCATCAATTCCGCACGGGCCTCGCTCACGCAGCGCACCTCCCAGTCGGACGTCTCCGCGGTGTATGAGCCGGTCATCGTCGTGGCGGGCCCGGATGAGTCGGTGCTCTCCGCCCCCGAGGGGTACCGCATCCCGGAGAAGCTGCGGCGTTTCGTCTCCGAGGACCAGGTCTCCTACCAGTTCGCGAACGTCAGCCGAACGGACGGTACCTCGTACAACGCGCTGGTCATCGGCACGCCCACGGACACGGACATCCCGGATCTGCAGGTGTACCTGGTGATGTCCATGGAGTCGGATGAGTCGACCCTGGCGCTGCTGCGCGGCCTGCTCTCGGCCGCGGGAGTGGTGGTGGTCGTGCTTCTGGTCGGCATCGCCTGGTTGGCCACACAGCAGGTGACGGCGCCGGTCCGCTCGGCGTCGAGAATCGCCCAGCGACTGGCCGCCGGTCACCTGCGCGAGCGCATGGCCGTCGACGGCGAGGACGAGATGGCACGACTGGCCATCAGTTTCAATGACATGGCGGAGAAGCTGTCCAGCCAGATCCAGCAGCTCGAGGAGTACGGCGACCTCCAGCGGCAGTTCACCTCCGACGTGTCCCATGAGCTGCGCACGCCACTGACCACGGTCCGCATGGCCGCCGATCTCATCGCCTCGGACCCGGACAGTCTGGAACCCCACACCCGTCGCGCCTCTGAGCTGATGATCCGCGAGCTGGACCGCTTTGAGGAGCTGCTGACGGATCTGCTGGAGATCTCGCGTCACGACGCCGGCGTCGCCGACCTTTCCGAGGCGCGTATCGACGTCCGTTCCTGCATCATCGCGGCCTGGGAACAGACCGAGCATCTGGCGAAGAAGCTCGGCGTCGAGGTTCGTTTCCACACCCCCGATGAACCCGTGCTCATCACCGGCGACTCCCGACGCATCGAACGTGTGCTGCGCAACCTCCTCGCCAACGCCATCGACCACTCGGAGGGCAACCCCGTCGACGTGGTGCTGGCGGCCAACGACGAGGCCGTGGCCATCACCGTCACCGACCACGGCGTGGGGCTCAAACCCGGCCAGGAGGAACTGGTGTTCAACCGTTTCTGGCGCGCGGACGCCTCCCGCCGCCGCCACTCCGGCGGCACGGGGCTGGGCCTGGCGATCGCCCGGGAGGATGTTGTACTGCACGGTGGGCACCTCGACGCAGCGGGCAACATCGGGGTAGGTTCTCAGTTCCGGGTGGTTCTTCCGCGTGAGCCGCAGAAGACGTACACCGAAAGCCCTCTGGACCTGGAGGCTCCCACAGCATGA
- the lpqB gene encoding MtrAB system accessory lipoprotein LpqB — protein sequence MRRARTLTAVLAVTGLLTACTTLPTNTEPQALRSFEPQVVEQTDLGPQPGQEPDLLLRDFYTASAHPVQDYQAARSFLSPEAAGRWNPSESVLVVNRIDLITQPGPTSEQRSFNVSGAVVGRIATGGSYEPENGLYEATVEMVRENGQWRISSLPPGVVLERTELRNQFQPQRIFFVGPTGNVLISDRRWIYSGQQSLDTALITLMMEGPSPTLAPAVNDILPPEATFAGVVDGAYHFTGFSGVDIEARRLFAAQLVWTLAVANVPEPYAVIADGAPLSPTYEQLTTDDFAEFNPLANTSTTAPLYALTDGVVTRVTANQVSPVEGQLGNLRDIESVDITSTGSVAAVRKEGSGQDSSVLLAGTIEDGLNEALRAETISRPTFEVDPQNQWVVVDGDTVVRVVYSGPSGEFTRSEVDSSELEGLDGDISVLRLSRSGARVAMIINGRVHVGVVNRVGPADKRIVNVRELAPQLGGTALSLDWQPDGSLIVGTSSPETPIWRVEQDGFAATSLPSGNITAPVVAVAATPSMIYLTDANAVLQLPTTGGDNVFWREVSGLQGVRSAPVVAN from the coding sequence ATGAGACGCGCACGCACCCTCACCGCGGTTCTGGCTGTCACCGGTCTGCTCACCGCGTGTACGACCCTGCCCACCAACACCGAACCGCAGGCGCTGCGTTCCTTCGAGCCGCAGGTGGTCGAGCAGACTGATCTGGGTCCCCAGCCGGGTCAGGAACCCGATCTGCTCCTGCGTGACTTCTACACCGCCTCCGCGCACCCGGTGCAGGACTACCAGGCGGCCCGATCGTTTCTCTCCCCGGAGGCGGCCGGTCGGTGGAACCCGAGCGAGTCCGTCCTCGTGGTCAACCGCATCGACCTGATCACCCAGCCCGGCCCCACGTCAGAGCAGCGCTCATTCAACGTGAGCGGTGCCGTCGTCGGTCGGATCGCCACAGGGGGGTCCTACGAACCGGAGAACGGACTCTACGAGGCCACCGTTGAGATGGTGCGGGAGAACGGTCAGTGGCGTATTTCCTCGCTGCCTCCGGGAGTGGTCCTGGAACGCACCGAGCTGCGCAACCAGTTCCAGCCGCAGCGCATCTTCTTCGTGGGCCCCACCGGGAACGTCCTGATCAGTGACCGTCGGTGGATCTACTCCGGCCAGCAGTCACTGGACACCGCCCTGATCACCCTCATGATGGAGGGTCCGTCCCCGACACTGGCGCCCGCGGTGAATGACATCCTGCCGCCGGAGGCCACCTTCGCCGGCGTGGTCGACGGGGCCTATCATTTCACCGGTTTCTCCGGGGTGGACATCGAGGCACGCCGGCTTTTCGCGGCGCAGCTCGTCTGGACCCTGGCTGTGGCCAACGTGCCCGAGCCCTATGCGGTGATCGCGGACGGAGCGCCCCTGTCGCCGACCTATGAACAGCTCACCACCGATGACTTCGCCGAGTTCAACCCTTTGGCCAACACGTCCACGACTGCGCCGCTCTACGCGCTCACCGACGGGGTGGTCACCCGGGTGACCGCCAACCAGGTGTCCCCGGTGGAGGGACAGCTGGGCAACCTCCGTGACATCGAGTCGGTCGACATCACGTCGACCGGGTCGGTGGCCGCGGTGCGGAAGGAGGGCAGCGGGCAGGACAGCTCGGTGCTCCTGGCGGGCACCATTGAGGACGGCCTGAATGAGGCCCTGCGTGCCGAGACGATATCGCGCCCCACCTTTGAGGTCGACCCGCAGAATCAGTGGGTCGTCGTCGACGGGGACACCGTCGTCCGGGTGGTGTACTCCGGGCCGAGCGGGGAGTTCACCCGGTCGGAGGTCGATTCCTCCGAACTCGAGGGGTTGGACGGCGACATCTCGGTTCTCCGGCTGTCCCGGTCCGGGGCGAGGGTCGCCATGATCATCAACGGTCGCGTTCACGTGGGCGTGGTGAACCGGGTGGGGCCCGCAGACAAACGAATCGTCAACGTCCGTGAGCTGGCCCCGCAGCTGGGCGGTACGGCGCTGTCCCTGGACTGGCAACCGGACGGATCGCTCATCGTCGGCACCTCCAGCCCGGAAACCCCGATCTGGCGCGTCGAGCAGGACGGCTTCGCCGCCACCTCACTTCCGTCCGGCAACATCACGGCGCCGGTCGTCGCGGTCGCGGCGACTCCGTCGATGATCTACCTCACCGACGCGAACGCCGTCCTCCAGCTGCCGACCACCGGCGGGGACAACGTCTTCTGGCGTGAGGTTTCCGGCCTGCAGGGTGTGCGTTCCGCCCCTGTGGTGGCCAACTGA
- a CDS encoding ComF family protein: MDLLLPRRCAGCGSPGDHLCPRCRQALRIPPQRIHTRIDPHVPVWSLGPYAGTRRRIILSMKEHRHLEVRRLLGPVLVASVAHLQARGELVDAPVLVPAPTRATSARIRGGDPVSDVCVATGLPVSVALRHGRRVVDQVGLGVGDRRRNLSGALELRRRPAGPVLLVDDVATTGSTLAASAEALFAAGCDVVGALVICHA, from the coding sequence ATGGACCTGCTGCTGCCGCGTCGCTGTGCAGGGTGTGGCTCCCCGGGAGACCATCTGTGCCCCCGGTGCAGGCAGGCACTGCGCATCCCGCCGCAGCGTATCCACACGCGTATCGACCCGCACGTACCCGTGTGGTCGCTCGGCCCGTACGCGGGCACCCGCCGCCGGATCATCCTCTCGATGAAGGAGCATCGCCACCTGGAGGTTCGCCGCCTGCTGGGTCCGGTGCTGGTGGCCTCCGTCGCACACCTGCAGGCGCGAGGGGAGCTTGTCGACGCCCCCGTGCTCGTCCCCGCGCCGACGAGAGCGACGTCGGCACGCATCCGCGGCGGGGACCCGGTGAGCGACGTGTGTGTGGCGACGGGGCTGCCGGTGAGCGTCGCACTGAGGCACGGTCGACGGGTCGTGGACCAGGTCGGGCTCGGCGTGGGGGACCGTCGGAGGAACCTCTCGGGGGCCCTGGAGCTGCGTCGCAGACCGGCGGGTCCGGTGCTCCTGGTCGACGATGTGGCGACCACGGGATCCACGCTCGCCGCGAGTGCGGAGGCACTCTTCGCCGCGGGCTGCGATGTGGTCGGTGCGCTGGTGATTTGCCACGCCTGA
- the hpf gene encoding ribosome hibernation-promoting factor, HPF/YfiA family, translated as MTSPAENTDVLSPEAQVTITGRNVEVPEHFAERVNAKLAKIERLDPTLTFFHVELQHEPNPRRESESDRIQITATGKGHLARAEAKEDSFYAALETALAKMERSLRKVKARRSISRSGHRAPQGAGVVAAEIAAEAEKAREAANQYDVDPYADSVKDVVPGQVVRTKEHAAIPMSVDDALSEMELVGHDFYLFIDEETSRPSVVYRRHAFDYGLIALADEEK; from the coding sequence ATGACATCACCTGCTGAGAACACCGATGTCCTGAGCCCCGAGGCACAGGTCACCATTACGGGCCGGAATGTCGAGGTGCCGGAGCACTTCGCCGAGCGCGTCAACGCGAAACTCGCCAAGATTGAGCGACTGGATCCGACCCTCACGTTCTTCCACGTTGAACTCCAGCACGAGCCGAACCCCCGCCGGGAGTCGGAGTCTGACCGAATCCAGATCACGGCCACCGGCAAGGGGCACCTGGCCCGCGCCGAGGCCAAGGAGGACAGCTTCTACGCCGCGCTGGAGACCGCTCTGGCAAAGATGGAGCGTTCCCTGCGCAAGGTGAAGGCACGTCGTTCGATCTCCCGCTCGGGTCACCGTGCCCCCCAGGGTGCCGGCGTCGTCGCCGCAGAGATCGCCGCCGAGGCAGAGAAGGCCCGTGAGGCGGCGAACCAGTACGACGTCGATCCCTACGCCGACTCCGTCAAGGATGTCGTCCCGGGCCAGGTCGTCCGTACCAAGGAGCACGCAGCCATCCCGATGAGCGTCGATGACGCCCTGTCGGAGATGGAGCTCGTCGGCCACGACTTCTACCTGTTCATCGATGAGGAGACCAGCCGTCCGTCCGTGGTGTACCGTCGCCACGCTTTCGACTACGGTCTGATCGCCCTCGCCGACGAAGAGAAGTAG